A genomic region of Rhodococcus pyridinivorans contains the following coding sequences:
- a CDS encoding copper resistance D family protein, whose protein sequence is MIPERRQWLVVAAAGVAFGTVAGIAVAGSLALPAPSSSVRAIGLCVGSTVLGLAVLAVMVQRQRRPAVSSDTLWRTIATLGGVWLVLASIDLAWAASTAADVPAADLDVGRFGQFVGTTTGRVDAAAWVCIAAIVVVAAVAYRRSAAWSTLPVLVAAALALIARPVTGHMAQQPLGSLFNAVHVLAAAVWFGVLVALAVTVRGRGAWAELLPRYSQLALRCVVALVITGVVDAAVRLGSVSALLGTGYGRVVLAKAIVLCALLGLAWNWRRNWLPAAASHRLPEEESLRNAVLEVCAMSVALGLAAGLATTG, encoded by the coding sequence ATGATCCCGGAACGCCGGCAGTGGCTCGTCGTGGCCGCTGCCGGCGTTGCCTTCGGAACCGTCGCGGGCATCGCCGTGGCCGGTTCCCTCGCCCTGCCCGCCCCCTCGAGTTCGGTGCGGGCGATCGGGCTGTGTGTCGGCTCGACTGTGCTCGGACTCGCGGTCCTGGCCGTGATGGTGCAGCGGCAACGCCGTCCCGCGGTTTCCTCCGACACGCTGTGGCGGACGATCGCCACGCTCGGCGGTGTCTGGCTCGTGCTCGCGAGCATCGACCTCGCCTGGGCCGCGTCCACCGCGGCCGATGTTCCCGCCGCGGACCTGGATGTGGGGCGGTTCGGGCAGTTCGTCGGCACCACCACGGGACGCGTGGATGCGGCGGCATGGGTGTGCATCGCCGCGATCGTCGTCGTCGCCGCTGTGGCGTACCGCCGGTCGGCGGCGTGGTCCACCCTGCCGGTGCTCGTCGCCGCGGCGCTCGCGTTGATCGCCCGGCCAGTCACCGGCCACATGGCGCAGCAACCGCTGGGGTCGCTGTTCAACGCCGTGCATGTGCTCGCGGCCGCGGTGTGGTTCGGGGTGCTCGTGGCGCTGGCCGTCACCGTGCGGGGCCGCGGAGCGTGGGCGGAACTGCTGCCGCGCTACTCGCAGCTGGCCCTGCGGTGCGTGGTGGCGTTGGTGATCACGGGCGTGGTCGACGCGGCGGTACGGCTCGGCTCGGTCTCCGCGCTGCTGGGCACCGGCTACGGACGCGTCGTGCTCGCGAAGGCAATCGTGCTGTGCGCCCTGCTGGGGCTCGCGTGGAACTGGCGGCGCAACTGGCTCCCCGCTGCCGCGTCCCACCGTCTCCCGGAGGAGGAGTCGCTGCGCAACGCCGTCCTCGAGGTGTGCGCGATGTCGGTGGCGCTCGGGCTCGCGGCCGGATTGGCGACCACCGGCTGA
- a CDS encoding UdgX family uracil-DNA binding protein (This protein belongs to the uracil DNA glycosylase superfamily, members of which act in excision repair of DNA. However, it belongs more specifically to UdgX branch, whose founding member was found to bind uracil in DNA (where it does not belong), without cleaving it, appears to promote DNA repair by a pathway involving RecA, rather than base excision.), giving the protein MVTYPGAQEYVPDSRDLAELAAASAGCRGCDLYKAAERTVFGAGVRDARMLFVGEQPGNEEDLAGEPFVGPAGHLFDKALERAGIDRGTVYMTNAVKHFRFDRSANGRRRIHKKPSGGQVAACRPWLEAELDAVRPDVVVCLGATAAQSLLGKDFKLTQHRGEVLHLPEELCGSCDPAVVVTVHPSAVLRAKSQRDDMFRSFVQDLERAATL; this is encoded by the coding sequence ATGGTGACCTATCCCGGCGCACAGGAGTACGTACCCGACAGCCGCGACCTCGCCGAACTCGCCGCCGCGTCCGCGGGATGCCGGGGATGCGATCTCTACAAGGCCGCCGAGCGGACGGTCTTCGGGGCAGGGGTGCGCGACGCACGCATGCTCTTCGTCGGCGAACAACCGGGCAACGAGGAGGACCTCGCGGGAGAACCGTTCGTCGGGCCCGCGGGGCACCTGTTCGACAAGGCCCTCGAACGCGCGGGCATCGATCGCGGGACGGTGTACATGACCAACGCCGTCAAGCATTTCCGCTTCGACCGGTCCGCCAACGGCCGCAGACGCATCCACAAGAAACCGTCGGGTGGGCAGGTCGCGGCGTGCCGGCCGTGGCTCGAGGCCGAACTCGACGCCGTCCGCCCCGACGTGGTGGTGTGCCTCGGAGCCACGGCCGCGCAGTCGCTGCTCGGTAAGGACTTCAAGCTCACACAGCACCGCGGGGAGGTCCTGCACCTGCCCGAGGAGCTGTGCGGGTCGTGCGATCCGGCGGTGGTCGTCACCGTGCACCCGTCGGCGGTGTTGCGGGCGAAATCGCAGCGCGACGACATGTTCCGCTCGTTCGTGCAGGACCTGGAACGAGCGGCCACGTTGTGA